Genomic window (Methyloprofundus sp.):
CCGAGGCATTTCCACTACTTTGGTAGAAGGTACTGACCAGATTCTGGCACCATTAGATTATGAAATGGCGGCTATTGTGCATTCACATATGCATGATAAAAATCTTGAACTTTATTTGGTGGATAGAGTAGAGAAGTTTGAAGATAAAGAGGATTATACGGTTGTTTATCTTGCCAGTGGTCGTCGCTTACAGGCTGATATTATCATTTTAGCTATTGGTGTGCATCCTGAGGTTACCTTGGCCAAAGCCGCTGATCTGGAACTTGGGTCTACTGGTGGGATTAAGGTTAATGCACATTTACAAACTTCAGATTCTGATATTTATGCAGTCGGTGATGCCATTGAAATCACGCAGACGATTAGTGGCCAGTCCGCACTCATTCCATTAGCGGGTCCAGCGAACCGACAAGGGCGAATGGCAGCTGATAATATTATTTTTGCTAATAGCAGGGAGTATAAAGGCACTCTGGGTACGTCAATTTTAAAAGCATTTGATTTGACGGCTGCTTCTACAGGTTTAAATGAAAAGCAATTAAATGCTGCTGGTATCCCTTTTCTTAGTTGTATTACCCATAGTGGCTCGCATGCTAGTTATTATCCTGGGGCAAAGCAGGTTAGTATTAAACTGCTTTTTACTGCAGCAGGAAAAATTCTTGGAGCGCAGGCAGTTGGAGCTGATGGTGTTGATAAACGTATCGATGTGATTGCTACCGCGATACATGGTGGGTTGACTGTTGAAGATCTAACCGATCTAGAACTGGCTTATGCACCACCGTTTAGTTCAGCGAAAGACCCTGTCAATATGACTGGCTATGTTGCTACTAATATTCTGAATAAATCTGTAGCGACTATCGATTGGCGAGAATTGCGTGCTAATTTGGACGATAAAGATTCCAAATTACAATTAATTGATGTGCGCACTACTGCAGAATTTGAGTTCGGTAGTATTCCCACTGCGCGTCATATTGATGTAAATAACCTACGTACACAACTGCAGGAATTAGATCCAAATAGCCCATTAGTAGTATTTTGCCAAGTAGGCATACGTGGCTATCTTGCGTATAGAATCCTCAAGCAAAGAGGTTTTACGCAAGTGCGTAACCTTTCGGGTGGATATAAAACTTATTCATGGGCGGTTGATAAGCAATCTAACCCTGACATATTTCATTATGATGATCTTAAGTTACGTGACCCTGATGAAGTGGAAGCCGAGCGTAGTGGCAGTTGTGCAGTCAGTGCGGCTCTTATTGCCTCGGATACTAATAGCGAGCTGCACGTTCTAAATGCCGTTGGTTTACAGTGCCCAGGCCCAATCATGAAAACTTATAATGCCATGAATGCGCTTGAGGCAGGGGAATTGCTAGAAGTGACTGCTTCTGATCCCGCTTTTGGGCGTGATGTACGTGCGTGGGCAAAAAAGACTGGTAATAATTTGTTATCGGTAAAAGCAGAGAAAGGCCTGGTTGTGGTTTTACTGCGCAAAGTGGATGTTGCACCTGTTGTTTCTACAACGGTAGCAACTAAAGATAAGCTTACCTTAGTTGTATTCTCGGATGACTTGGATAAAGTGATGGCCAGCATGATTATTGCCAATGGTGCGCTTGCCATGGGTAAGCCCGTTAGCCTGTTTTTTACCTTTTGGGGCTTGGATGTCATTCGTAAAGAAGATTCACCATCGCTTAATAAACCGTTAATGGATCGTATGTTTAGTGCTATGTTGCCTTCAGGAACAGATCATCTTAATTCCATTTCAAAAATGGATATGCATGGTTTGGGCGCTAAGATGATTCGGAAAGTGATGCAAGATAAAGGGGTGGAAACCCCAAGTAATTTATTACAAAATCTTGTGGAAGGGGGAGCACAGCTTATTGCCTGTCAGATGTCTATGGATGTTATGGGAATTCGACATGAAGAACTTATTGATGGCGTGGAGTTAGGAGGGGTTGCTGCATTCCTTGGTGAAGCAGGCGAGTCTGGGACTACGTTGTTTATTTAATTTTGGAATAGGCATTTTTAACACTTCATTTTTCTATAATTTGCAGGGTTAATATGAAATATCGTGCAAAAAATGTATGGATTAATGCCTTTATGTTAGGAGGTATTTTTAATTCATAATTATTACAATGGTTTATGAGTTAGTTTGTAGTTGGCATATATTGTGCTTTATTGGTAATGAAGAGTGGGGTTTGCTGACTAAATTTACATAGTCGCAAACACCTCACTCAATAGACTTTTTAATACCCACAAAATAGAGGCATAAGTAATGCAACACCTTAAATTAAAACCTATTGTAGTCACCATCGCATTAAGTACACTCACTAATATTGCAGCAGCAGAACTTAGAACTGAAAGAGCTGTAGTACCAAATGATGAAACTCATAGAGTCGCAGCAAGTTCTTATTTTGCCAGTACAGTGCAGGGGGACTTGTATATAGCGGCTCAGGTAAATGGGCAATTATTATTTTTTGCAAAAGAAGGGACGGAAATATCATCTGAAGCTATTCCATATACAGAAAATGGTCAGTATTCAGGTGATATTCCATTGTTTAATTTTCCAGCAGCAGACATTGCACCTGGTCGATATGCTATTTATCAGCTTATTACCGCATCTGGCAGTGACCCCTATGATTTTAGAAATTGGGTGGGTGGAGCGACAGGAATTAGTAGTATAAACTTCACTGTTGGCCTGCCTCCTGAGCAAAGTGGGGATTTTAATGGGGATGGCTTTGCGGATGATGACCAAAATAGAGATGGCTTTCATGATGACGACCAAAATAGAGATGGCTTTCATGATGACGACCAAAATAAGGATGGTTTTCATGATGCCGATCATGGTAACAGCGGGCTAGGTGATAACGGTACTGGCTCAAATGATGATGGTCATGGGGCAAATGATAACGACACTGACTCAAATGATGATGGTCATGGGGCAAATGATAACGACACTGACTCAAATGATGATGATCATGGGGCAAATGATAACGACACTGGATCAAATAATGGTACGGGTTCTGTTACACCTCCTACAACTAATGGAGGAGGGATACCTACAATTTCAGGAAATGCAGAAAAAGGAAGAGATTTATATCAAAATTGTAGTAGTTCCAATTGTCATGGTTCTGATCCACAGAGAGGTCAAAATAAAATTTTTAGAGCGACTGAGTCTGCCAAAACCAGATCTGCAATTAATAGAAACAAAGGGGGGATGGGTTTTTTAAATTTTCTGACTGATGCAGATTTACAAGCTATCTCTGATTTTGTACGTAACCCACAGTAATAAAAATTGCTGCTGTGAAGGCTAGGATAATATAAATTTTGGTTGTATAAGTAGTCATACTAGAAAGCAGGCACATTACTACATTTGTGCCTGTTCCAATATCCCCTTAATTAAGTGATACTCTAAATTCTTATTTTACAAATATATTAAATTCAAATAGTTACAGAGCGAATCTAGTTATGAGTTTGGCTGAAGGTTCTGTGTAATCAAGTATGTTTTTGTCTATACAAATACATAACTAGGCTCACGATCAAATGGCATAAACCAATCGCCATTATCATAGTAGGCGATATAAGAACTATTCACATATTTAGAGAAACCAACCTGTTGCAAATTAAAGAGTCTTACTAAATCCAGCATCCAGTAAGGCACTGCACCAACATTGCATTTTAGCTCCAAAATAACCCCTGAATCACTGTGGGTATTATTTGCATAAATGGTCTCATTATCATAATACGTCATGTCATAGCCGGAACATAGGTTGTATTCACTCTCAAGCCGATATTGCATATTGGCATCCATTGTTACGCGTGCATACTCATCCACTGTCGAGAAAAAAGCTCTTCTGCTGTACTTGGTCAGAATTTTGGGCTCAATGGCATAACTTATTGCCAACCTTAAAAATAATTCTTTATTGGCTTTTTCTGCATTGCTATCTGCTACAGGGACACGATAACTAGGATCCGTTAATATATGCGGCCATTGCTGTTCATCAGCCGTGGCACGATATTTCTTTACCACCCCTGAAATACCAGTTCTATTTTTAACCTCCAAAAAGTAAGGGGCTTGCTCGCCATCCCCATAAGCTCTTACCCGCATATTAAAGCGTATCGCTTTACCCTCTATTCTTTGCCTTAAAAATTCATAACTGGGCGAGTCAAAATACAAACTGGTTACCGCATAAAAATAATCATCTGCTTTAGCCAGTTCCGAGTAATAATCAAGTGAACAGTAGAGGTTGAGAAAATCTGTCATCGGCTCAACATATTCCCAAGGAATAAGATACTTGAGTTCATAGCGTTCTAACACCGGAGGTAAAGTATGAATAACTGACATCATTCATTCTCCAAGTTGGCGACAAGTTCAGGTGTTCCTTGTTCCAACCAATTACGTAGAGGTAGCTGGATCAACTGACCGGAAAGAGCCAAATAACGAAGATATAATTTTATGGCTTTATAGCGGGTATCAATGCTTCTTTTATTCTGCTCAAGCAAATCCTTGCGTAAACCCAGCATTAATACCGAGTTGCTTTGGATATACTCTTTTTGCAACTGTTTTTCCAGTCGTGTAATGTGCTTATGAATTAAAGCCTGCTCTTCTGATAACCAATTGATATTCAATTGTATATCATGCATATTTTGCTTAAGACTCGCTAAATTTGCACGTAATTGTGCCTGCGCACCATACAATTGGTATTTGTTTTTTGCGCGATTAAAACGCGTGCCCAAAGGAATGTTAACACCTAATAAAAAACCCATGGAATCATTGCGACTATCTTTATATTCAAAGCTCAGTAAATTAATCCCCAGCTGTTGCTCGGCCTTAGTTAACTGGCTTTCAGCCTGTAACATTTTTACCTTAAGCTGTGCCGCTTGAATATCAAGAGCCGACTGATGCATTGCTTTCATGCCGGATAATTTATTATGTAACTCATCGATATTGATTAACCACTGTGTATCCGGATTACGCAACAAATTCTCAGCACTCTCCAAGGGAAGCTGCAACTGTTTTTGCAAAGCCTGCAAGCGACTGATATTCAAATCGGCCATATCTTTTGCTTGTTGCAAGATAGCTGTAATATCCAAAAATTTCTCGGCATTAAACTGCTGGGTGCTTACCCTACTACGCATCAGATTTTGCTCTTGACTCAACAGCTGAATACGCTGTAATAAATAGTGGGTTGCGTGCCGTTGCTCTAAATACGTAACCAGTTTTATATACCGCTTTTGCAAAGCAATATTGAGCTGTTGGTTATACTGGTGATTTTTCTGATTCGAATGCAGCTTTAAAAGCGTATTCTCTGCCGCTCGTTGCCCCCATGCTTTTGGTTTTATCCTTATTTCATATGCCTGCGCATGGTCATCAAAAGCAAATTTATTATCGACCGAGGCATTAAAACGAAACTGCGCTGATTCAAGCCAACCACCAAGCACATTAACTGTGGCAGTAGATTCATCAAAAGCAGCAGGTGCTACCTCTGTTTGCGCCTTTAATAAAAAAGCCGAAATCGCATCATTTGCATTAACGGGCAGTACATAAAGTAGTACGCATAAATGTAATATATTTTTCATCGTAAACCACACGATGCCGGAAAAAAGAGCTTAATATATTTTGAAGTCAGGTGACTTCCCTCATCAAAGACAACAGTTAATAATGACTTTTCGGGGTTATATGCGAGCCCCTCAGCTTGTAAATCATGAAACTGCCTGATTTTAGTCAACTTGCCACTGTCTAACTGATAGCGCCAAAGTACGCTATTTTTCATAACCGATGGTGAGGTACTAAGCAAAATAAGTTGATCATTTATATGAATCATATCGGATAAGCGCATAGGCTCGCCAGTTTCAGGATTAAGCAATTTGAATGTTTGCCATATTTCTGCATGAGGCATTGCACCTGAAAATAATGCGTCTACATTATCAATTTTGATAATAAGCGTGTTATCACTGCCAATATTCGGTGCCTTAAAGCCAATATACAGGGTATTATTTTCGACAAAATGCGATTCAATATCCAGTGTCTGCTCAGTGATGGCTTGGTTCAGAAAAGTCATCAAATCAACCGATAACTGTCTATCCCGAATGTCTTTAAGTATCGCATAGAAATCGACTGCTTGTTGCTTGATCACTTGTTGGTCCTGGTATTGAAACCGAACCAATTTTTTACGTTTCGACTTTAAATTACCATTAGCACTATGTGACGATGAACTGAGTATATAAACATAATCACCATCAAAACTGATGCTTTCCAAATCATCTATATCAAGATTTTTACGCATTTTTAAACGCGCTGTAATCACACCTTCGTCTTGCATAATAAACACACCGGGCTTGCCTTGATGTTGTTCATCACTCACAAGTAAGTAATGCCCGGCTTGTGAGTTCCATACCACTCCCGATGCCTCGATAGTGCCAAGTTTTACTGCTGAATTATTCGTTGTAATAGGCAAAACCACAGCAGGAATATTTACCGCTGCATTAGCCGTGCTAATTCCCAAAGCCACTGCTGTTGCAAGTGGCGGATGTTCTAATAATACTTCAACCTTCTCCCCAAATAATAACGAGTGCTGAAGGTTATTAAGACGCACCACAACTTCACGTCCCCATGTTGGAATCATGGGATTTTTTTTCAGCCGATCTGGATATTCAATAATACGTTTACCCAAGCTTTCCACCACTCCCATGATAGTGGGTACCGCCTGATGTTGCGCAATGGATTTGACCCAAACGGCCTGACCAATTTGCACATCATTTAGAATATTTTCATGAATATACCCTTTAACATAACGAGGAATTTTGCTTTGCACACTGATAATAGGTTGGTACGGTGGCACAAGCTCACCTGCTTTAAAGTTAACATTACCAATACGCCCATCAAATAATGCCGTTACCTTTAAGCTTACATCTTGACGTTGTAAATCGCGTTGCCGATGATAAAGTTCATTAATTTGAGCATCAATAGGGCGAGAGCTTGAATGTAACTGTTCTGTTAAATGCCCTATTTCAGCCTGCACGCCTGCTATTAAATATCTACGCTTCTTTTTTAAATCAGCCAACTCGGTGTTATCGTTGATCACAACGGGGTTTACCTGATTCTCCGTCATACTATTCAACATATTGGCATTAATCTGTAAACGGAATTCCAGTGTATGAATTTGACGATCCATGTCAGCAATAATGGCTTGTTTTTTTGCTGATAATCCAGCCAACTGGCTATTAATGGTATTATTTGTTTCTTGCTTTTGTAACTCATGTTGTCTGATTTCTTGGCTAATAGTAGCCAGCTCTGCATTTAACTGCTGTCGCCGTACTTCCAAAATCGGTGCACCTTGTTCAATTTCAGCACCAGCACGCCCAAAAACTCTTACAACTTCAACAGGATACTGAAAACTAATCGTTTGTTCACGCTCACCTGCAATACCAAAAAAATGTTGTGATTTATCCGAAAAAGAATCAGATAAGATAAACATGCCTATTAAAGAAATGACCCAAAAAGTAGGTAGTATTAATTTTTGCATAATGAAACCTCCTATATATCTACCGTTGATTCTTGCATCATCAAACTAAGGCCTTGCAAATCTTGAATTGATTTTAAGTTAGCCATAAAGTCTTCATAAGAGTAACCTTTACGTAACTTTATATGGTAGGCATAGTCTAGACGCTGCCCTTGCGCTATTTCCCTTAAAGTCACCAATGCAAAGGATTTACAATACTCATGCATCAGCGTCTCCAAGACTTTTTGGTCTTGATTGTTTATGCCTAAATTAAACCTCAACATGCCATCAAAGTAATTATTCGGCCCTAACGGCGAGTAATACAAAATAATGGCAGCCAATGAAAATCCTATGGTACCGACTATTGCGACCGGAAAAGCATAAGCACCACAAGAAATACCTGCCGCAAGAGAGGCAAATAAAAATAAGGTATCCCGTGGGTCTTTGAAGTTGGTACGAAAGCGAATAATAGACATTGCTGCCATAATACCAATACCTCGCGACAAACTATCACCAACCGATTGAATGACAACAGCAGAAATAATCGAAATCAATACAATAGATTGCACATAATTGCGTGAATAAGATAAGCCTCGAAATGTTTTCTGATACACAAGAGCCAAGGCAGTTGATAGGATAAAGGCAAGTAAAATTGTAAATATCAGCACATTGATACTTTCAATTTCTGTTGCCGATTGTACGGTTAATGATTGAAACATTGTTCTCCTGTGGGCGAACCCCTGTGTGATACTTTAATTTTTAATGAATACTCAGGCGTAATTGATTTAATGACACCACATAGGTTTTTTCATCATCAAAATGCATACACGGCACATAGCAGGCTATGCAAGTATTTATGCAGTACCGAAGGTGAAAAAAGACAAGTAAAATGTCGAAGCAATTATGCTTGGGTACTTAGGGACGAGAATTTAATAATAGCCGAGTCAAAAGACAAGCAAGACTCGAGTATTGTTGAGCTCTCGCGCCTCAATTTTACACTTCATAAATACATACATAAATCATGCCATAAATAATTTAATATTTATAATTCAAAAACTTAATAATAATACCTCCTTTGCAATATATAATATCCTCTAGAAAACACCCCATTTCATACAATAATTGCAGAGTTGATGACATGACTGCAAAAAAAGTATGCTGCCTTCACAGACAGACAGACAGGAAGGCAGCACGACAATTCAATCAATAACACCTAATACATCTCTATTATTTATTTAACTCAAATAGATATATAAAATTATTCCTTAAACTACATATGTCATTCGGCTTCGAACCATCTAAAATTCAACTCATACCCTTGTAATACACTGTCACATATCATGCAAAATATGTATGGTAAATAAGAGAACTGCCTGTACCACTCACTTTTATCCAATAAAAATAACATTAAAAATCAATATCATAAAAAAAGCACTGCTTTATGGTATGAATTATGCTTAATATTTTCTCAAAGACATAAATTTTAACCCCCTATTGACTACTCACTTAAAGATAACAATGAAAATATTTAAACTCCCCTCTCTGGCATTAGCTATAAGCTTAAGCACAACCTCCATTATGGCCTGTGCTGAAATAAGCACATCCAAAGCTGTCATCAAAAATGATGGTACTGAACATATAGCAGCCAGTGTGAACTACCCCACCCCCGTCACAGGTGACCTTTATGTCGCCATTAAAGTACAGGGGCAATTATTCTTTTTAACAAATGGCGCACAAAGCTTTACTCAAGAAATCAAACCGCTGCATGAAAATCAGGAATATATTGGCAGCATACCTTTATTTTATTTTTCCAGTGCTGGCGTTGCTCCAGGTTATTACACCGTCTATCAAGTAACAACTGTTCCAGGTGCCACCCCCTTGGATCCTAACAATTGGATTGGCGGTGCTAATGGACTCAGTGCCGTTAACTTTAATATTGGCTTACCCACCACAATAAATGGTGATTTCAATGCAGATGGTTTTGCTGATGATGATTTAAATAAAGATGGATTTCACGACGATGATAAGGATAAGGATGGGTATCACGATGATGATTTAGACCATGATGGTTATCATGATGACGACAAGAATAAGGATGGTTATCATGACCCCAACGGAAGAGACTTATACATCACTCATTGCTCTCAGTGTCACGGAACAGACCCTAGGCAAAATATTTCTAAAATTTCTCGTGGTACCAACCCTGCTTCGTCACGTCGGGCAATTAATAGAAATAAAGGTGGCATGGGTTATTTAAATTTTCTGAGCGATACTGAACTGCAAGTCATTGCGACTTTTATACAAAACCCACAATAAGAAACGAGGGTTTAACCCTAATATATTTTATAGGATTTTATGAGGAGCATGCATGCACTATAACAGTGGGTGAATGTCTTTATTTTTCATATATATTTACTTTTACAGATTACTTATGCATACCTTGCACACAAAAATAATAAGCATTGTTTTCTTTTTCAGCATTAGCCTCTCAGTACAAGCTCTGGAAATAGGCCAAGTGGCACCTAATTTTTCTTTACCGTCACTCACTTCTGATGCAAACCGCACACTCAGCCAATATCGAGGCCAAGTTGTTTATGTCGATTTTTGGGCATCATGGTGCGCACCTTGCCGCACCTCTTTCCCTTTGTTAGAAAAACTATACAAAACTAATAAAGATAAAGGCTTTACCTTAGTTGCCATCAATATGGATGAAGAACTGGTAGCAGTAACTCAGTTTTTACAAATGTACCCTACCAGTTTCGAGCTGTTACGTGATGCCGAGGGACAATGGGCAGATGCTTATGGCATAGAAACCATGCCAACCTCTTATATTATTGATAAAAAAGGGGTAATACGCCATATCCATAACGGTTTTTCCAAAGATGATATTGTTGATATTGAACGCATAGTAAAACAACTACTTAACGAAAACTAATGAAAAAAAGCTTACATTATCTAGCTTACCCGCTATTAATGCTGATCACATTATCTGCGTGTACACCCATAAAACCATGGCAACGCGGTCATTTAGCACTACCACAAATGGCTTTAGAAAATGATATTCAAGAAGCTGCTTTACGTCAGCACACC
Coding sequences:
- a CDS encoding tRNA 2-thiouridine synthesizing protein A, whose amino-acid sequence is MLILFRLLKTETIKVNSILKIVIVGGVAGGATAAARLRRNDEMAEIVLVERGQYISFANCGLPYHISGTIAEREQLLVTSESTFKDRYQVDVRSHTEAITIDRKAKVIRLRNLTTGDEIDEAYDKLLLSPGAASLHPKLPGIDSTRVFGLHNIPDLDHIMVHLNEHTAHRAVVIGGGFIGIEVAENLHDRGISTTLVEGTDQILAPLDYEMAAIVHSHMHDKNLELYLVDRVEKFEDKEDYTVVYLASGRRLQADIIILAIGVHPEVTLAKAADLELGSTGGIKVNAHLQTSDSDIYAVGDAIEITQTISGQSALIPLAGPANRQGRMAADNIIFANSREYKGTLGTSILKAFDLTAASTGLNEKQLNAAGIPFLSCITHSGSHASYYPGAKQVSIKLLFTAAGKILGAQAVGADGVDKRIDVIATAIHGGLTVEDLTDLELAYAPPFSSAKDPVNMTGYVATNILNKSVATIDWRELRANLDDKDSKLQLIDVRTTAEFEFGSIPTARHIDVNNLRTQLQELDPNSPLVVFCQVGIRGYLAYRILKQRGFTQVRNLSGGYKTYSWAVDKQSNPDIFHYDDLKLRDPDEVEAERSGSCAVSAALIASDTNSELHVLNAVGLQCPGPIMKTYNAMNALEAGELLEVTASDPAFGRDVRAWAKKTGNNLLSVKAEKGLVVVLLRKVDVAPVVSTTVATKDKLTLVVFSDDLDKVMASMIIANGALAMGKPVSLFFTFWGLDVIRKEDSPSLNKPLMDRMFSAMLPSGTDHLNSISKMDMHGLGAKMIRKVMQDKGVETPSNLLQNLVEGGAQLIACQMSMDVMGIRHEELIDGVELGGVAAFLGEAGESGTTLFI
- a CDS encoding cytochrome c biogenesis protein CcmG, thiol:disulfide interchange protein DsbE, whose translation is MHTLHTKIISIVFFFSISLSVQALEIGQVAPNFSLPSLTSDANRTLSQYRGQVVYVDFWASWCAPCRTSFPLLEKLYKTNKDKGFTLVAINMDEELVAVTQFLQMYPTSFELLRDAEGQWADAYGIETMPTSYIIDKKGVIRHIHNGFSKDDIVDIERIVKQLLNEN